A stretch of Rhododendron vialii isolate Sample 1 chromosome 4a, ASM3025357v1 DNA encodes these proteins:
- the LOC131324775 gene encoding lipid phosphate phosphatase gamma — protein sequence MSNPPLKSVTLTHVRYQKGDQLGHFLAWISLVPVFISLGGFTAHFMFRRELQPMFFALGLVISQLINEFIKQSVQQARPLEICSILETCDSHGWPSSHSQYMFFFATYFTLLTYFRIGVLGRNQMAVAGLVVWPLALLTMYSRVYLGYHTVAQVFAGAGLGLVVGAAWFWVVNSVLRAYFPAIEESAFGRLFYIKDTSHIPNVLKFEYENARAARKHVSYKRSD from the exons atgtcAAACCCTCCCCTCAAGTCCGTAACCCTAACCCACGTCCGCTATCAAAAGGGCGACCAGCTCGGCCACTTCCTAGCCTGGATCTCCCTCGTCCCCGTCTTCATCTCCCTCGGCGGCTTCACCGCCCACTTCATGTTCCGCCGCGAGCTCCAACCCATGTTCTTCGCCCTCGGCCTCGTCATCTCCCAACTCATCAACGAATTCATAAAACAATCCGTCCAACAGGCCCGCCCTCTCGAAATCTGCTCCATCCTCGAGACCTGCGACTCCCACGGCTGGCCCTCCAGCCACTCCCAGTACATGTTCTTCTTCGCCACCTACTTCACCCTCCTCACCTATTTCAG AATCGGAGTCCTCGGGAGGAACCAGATGGCGGTAGCGGGCTTGGTGGTCTGGCCGCTGGCTCTGTTGACCATGTATTCTAGGGTTTACTTGGGGTACCACACGGTTGCGCAGGTATTCGCCggggccgggcttgggcttgTGGTCGGGGCTGCGTGGTTTTGGGTGGTGAATTCGGTGCTGAGGGCTTACTTTCCTGCGATCGAAGAGAGCGCGTTTGGGAGGTTGTTTTACATCAAGGATACATCGCATATACCCAATGTGTTGAAGTTTGAGTACGAGAACGCGAGGGCTGCAAGGAAGCACGTGTCTTACAAGAGGTCTGATTGA